From one Lycorma delicatula isolate Av1 chromosome 2, ASM4794821v1, whole genome shotgun sequence genomic stretch:
- the LOC142319883 gene encoding sperm flagellar protein 2-like: MIDILINWLKTCMGIILDVEKLGNELKDGTVFIKIFEHYLVIKPKLVKNILPTDDEVICRYNLVQQKIWFKLLDIDFNDHIIDKIIKCDFSTCIHVLYQMFEILENKNSVNFFTKQKERFLKNSDKKFNITEVSILDIQAKTNKSADTIKYSGRILKNKSLINWYENKYGCEKRNDVYHKGVSKSLNSYTRTCGSRIDKINESVNKNKSVGVLLQPEKKLMVEEDILYVRNELRKFSSSSDGITCDKDENIDFAGHRGNNKLPSFSNSRTHSRSKFMNNYQCHTDIYYRCPFLPPISAKPNVKSVMINQTDYMNKLKCNIAMSFKIREETNKFSNLVINEVWRMFLNNEEEDIKRIISFRLIKQPFFEREMCTKFFQIINQNEIQKQSYIELEKCVAGNSVLTSNDTKSNEDANCLFDDYVVYYLSEKKRTVQLHKRLYAEKLKFQFDKQYAVCLKTIADICDLAVKKSEFESKYGLPLPPKMWSEWRCLFYNEQPIFGLDDNIEKLAILFSREESNSDISVEVRRQNVLHESDLDDYLYLQQEWADLLHHDESSSIHTYCDLFDNQLVLGYIIRRLLDIKYPLVPQPKPADIPKYPIRAVVNGLESEELIMELKNLLIKSDIIVIDVNSVVYFCMQSYKDAIKLRNEEFSEYILSSDLLKYKETSCKSLQHTSEEILSEVSEDNIHTKYTQTEEDDLLEEDDLATVSKGVKLGAEILNILLSGNELPSSILVDAIIEYIKNNENNIKGWVIVNFPSTLLQASVIEYVLSSKKFPFNLYEGTNSVYSELTAMSQRDNDAPTNNEFEERSHNIVPNPRKFDYDDTFKTYFSLYLTIMKGETTAFSSLEEYTSLESEDLDGESTTLLEHPEKEGVPTIHTFYQEQDISYDFIYETFDLNTLKQLAHLILSHNLEDAAKQRTSSEFLGENIVGMFSGSSGAEVHDSAYKHESPVKIIKNKAGILGFTSHEVTDNEPSLSIHRSESSFKDSKSSSPGDKDWVFADYPISDNILVSLASFWEGLVNNYISNLKDIFFTKRNNDYMLIPYITHITQVMKECFNREDVRQSVVTEFLTKYNDIHHILRSDLEIKCELHLCVEELKTQLTALCEKKMNDAEKMRQTIVNQNWLCVEFIVIANCFISLLQTEMDRCIYTLELIRDYYMSMLENYESKPLNNVMLNRIKLNYEEIQQTDFWSVIIKRILSNDKLESVNPAYELIEKEANTVCSEVENFQSLFEGIIVKEKANAMKNHKKYVAQKKDEKKGTEKLLKESVDKMKSADNNKNGSKSTINEIEQENFEEMGKRLENLFLEWNCAVKNETDRILMRVKLIMLKACQDLTNIETVMKDTFDNFYKTLTIKFNEECKCIDQLCEIFHLAIEENTQIHADFYFNQDKLYVERRYFMKPASVLKLPSALEEMLLEESFTIKQLEAIKERLLHVAPNGVISQSAFVTIIQNMILPGSENGGFKLMPKIWNQLQPNDCVELFKRIFGNVGLIEWKDFLIHCLDLPFPVMEDIVDAKLQFLRYDSFESDIVTYDDYMNVTLWFQRELPESPLHVLHIILAKEFLFSLYKVNENSVNYMALLLGFCRDEDVKVGFGKGLSLLYGRCVAIYEEDLSLEQILTDHINTEFKIVDRIIDDLLYEVVAVASGTDENNVYDDDDNDNGDNYDLRNVYSVDFADNGDPTLEEYMYDQFFRRHVVLQWCSSVPYTLIITLLSISFCPVFFPNIAHETCFVAFKELRSYVSAIDCIEDSVFVPSFMQNWWLELVLKYIHKFTVFEVTKIVEDIVKKIK, encoded by the coding sequence ATGATAGATATTCTAATTAACTGGTTGAAAACTTGTATGGGCATAATTTTAGATGTAGAAAAGCTAGGTAATGAACTGAAGGATGGTAcagtgtttattaaaatatttgaacacTATCTTGTTATTAaaccaaaactagttaaaaatatattaccaacTGATGATGAGGTCATATGTCGATATAATTTAGTTCAAcagaaaatttggtttaaattgcTTGATATAGATTTTAATGATcacattattgataaaattattaaatgtgatttttcTACATGTATTCATGTATTATATCAGATGTTTGAAATATTAGagaataaaaattctgttaatttctttactaaacagaaagaaagatttttaaaaaattctgataaaaaatttaatattactgaagTTTCAATACTGGACATACAAGCTAAAACAAATAAGAGTGCAGATACAATTAAATACAGtggtagaatattaaaaaataagagccTTATTAATTGGTATGAAAACAAATACGGTTGTGAAAAGAGAAATGACGTTTACCATAAAGGGGTTTCAAAATCTCTTAACTCGTATACTAGAACTTGTGGAAGTAGAATTGATAAGATCAATGAAAGTGTAAACAAGAATAAAAGTGTGGGTGTTTTGTTACAACCTGAAAAGAAATTAATGGTTGAAGAGGATATTCTCTATGTAAGAAATGAGCTACGTAAATTTAGTTCATCAAGTGATGGTATTACATGTGATAAGGATGAGAACATTGACTTTGCTGGACACAGAGGTAATAACAAATTGCCATCTTTCAGTAATTCCAGAACACATTCAAGAAGCAAATTTATGAACAATTACCAGTGCCACACTGATATTTATTACAGATGCCCTTTTTTACCTCCTATATCAGCAAAACCTAATGTTAAATCAGTTATGATTAATCAAAcagattatatgaataaattaaaatgtaacattgcGATGTCATTTAAAATTAGAGAAGAAACCAACAAATTTAGCAACCTGGTTATTAATGAAGTGTggagaatgtttttaaataatgaggAGGAAGATATTAAACGGATAATATCATTCAGATTAATAAAGCAACCATTTTTTGAGAGAGAGATGTgtacaaagttttttcaaataataaatcaaaatgaaatacAGAAGCAAAGTTATATTGAACTTGAAAAATGTGTTGCAGGTAATTCTGTGCTTACATCGAATGATACAAAATCAAATGAAGATGCAAATTGCCTCTTTGATGATTATGTTGTTTATTACTTAAGTGAAAAAAAGAGAACTGTACAGTTACATAAAAGGTTAtatgctgaaaaattaaaatttcagtttgataaacaGTATGCTGTATGTCTAAAAACAATTGCAGATATTTGTGATTTGGCTGTAAAAAAATCAGAGTTTGAATCAAAGTATGGATTACCTCTCCCACCTAAAATGTGGTCCGAGTGGaggtgtttattttataatgaacagCCTATATTTGGTTTAGATGATAATATTGAAAAACTTGCCATATTATTTTCAAGAGAGGAAAGTAACTCGGACATTTCTGTTGAAGTAAGGAGACAGAATGTTCTGCATGAAAGTGATTTGGATGACTATCTTTATTTACAACAAGAATGGGCAGATTTGTTACACCACGATGAATCCAGTAGTATTCATACTTATTGTGACTTATTTGATAATCAACTAGTGTTAGGCTATATTATTCGCAgattattagatataaaatatcCATTAGTTCCTCAACCAAAACCAGCAGATATTCCAAAGTATCCAATTAGAGCTGTTGTAAATGGCTTAGAGAGTGAAGAATTAATTATGGAACTTAAAAATCTCCTAATTAAAAGTGATATAATAGTGATAGATGTTAATTCTGTTGTTTATTTCTGTATGCAGTCCTACAAAGATGCAATTAAACTGAGAAATGAAGAATTTTCCGAGTACATTTTAAGTTCTGATTTGTTGAAATATAAGGAAACCAGTTGCAAATCATTGCAGCATACTTCAGAAGAGATACTTTCTGAAGTTAGCGAAGAtaacattcatacaaaatataCTCAGACAGAAGAAGATGACTTATTAGAAGAAGATGATTTGGCTACAGTGAGTAAAGGAGTGAAACTAGGAGcagaaatattaaacatattacttTCAGGAAATGAATTACCAAGCAGTATACTAGTAGATGCTATAATtgagtacattaaaaataatgagaataacaTCAAAGGGTGggtaattgtaaattttccatCTACTTTATTACAAGCATCTGTAATTGAATATGTATTGTCaagtaaaaaatttccatttaacctTTATGAAGGAACAAATTCTGTTTACAGTGAACTTACTGCTATGTCTCAAAGAGATAATGATGCTCCCACTAATAATGAATTtgaagaaagaagccataatattGTCCCAAACCCAAGGAAATTTGATTACGATGACACTTTTAAAACATACTTTTCATTATATCTCACAATCATGAAAGGTGAAACTACAGCTTTCTCTAGTCTTGAAGAATACACTTCTTTAGAATCTGAGGATTTAGATGGTGAGAGCACTACATTACTTGAACATCCTGAAAAGGAAGGTGTACCTACAATTCATACTTTCTATCAAGAACAGGACATTTCTTATGACTTTATCTATGAAACATTTGATTTGAATACACTAAAACAGCTAGCTCATCTAATTCTTTCACATAATTTAGAAGATGCTGCAAAACAGAGGACATCAAGTGAATTTCTTGGTGAAAATATAGTAGGCATGTTTTCAGGAAGTAGTGGTGCAGAAGTTCATGATTCTGCTTATAAACATGAATctcctgtaaaaataattaaaaacaaagctgGAATATTAGGTTTTACATCACATGAGGTTACAGACAATGAGCCATCTCTCAGCATTCACCGCTCGGAATCTTCTTTTAAAGATAGTAAATCTTCATCTCCTGGTGATAAGGATTGGGTTTTTGCCGATTATCctatttcagacaatatattggtCTCATTAGCTTCTTTCTGGGAGGGCTTAGTAAATAACtacatttctaatttaaaagatatcttttttacaaaaagaaataatgattatatgTTGATACCTTACATTACTCACATTACACAGGTAATGAAAGAATGTTTCAATAGAGAAGATGTTAGACAAAGCGTTGTTACAGAATTTTTGACAAAGTATAATGATATACATCATATATTAAGGTCTGATTTAGAAATTAAGTGTGAGCTTCATTTATGTGTTGAAGAATTGAAGACCCAGTTGACTGCtttgtgtgaaaaaaaaatgaatgatgctGAAAAAATGAGACAGACAATTGTAAATCAAAATTGGTTGTGTGTGGAATTTATAGTTATtgcaaattgttttatttcattgttacaaACTGAAATGGATCGTTGTATCTATACATTAGAATTAATACGTGATTATTATATGTCTATGTTGGAGAATTATGAATCAAAACCTTTGAATAATGTAATGCTTAAtagaattaagttaaattatgaagaaatccAACAAACTGATTTCTGGTCAGTAATTATTAAACGAAtattaagtaatgataaattgGAATCTGTAAATCCTGCATATGAACTTATTGAAAAGGAAGCAAACACAGTATGTTCTGAGGTTGAAAATTTCCAGTCTTTGTTTGAAGGCAtaattgtgaaagaaaaagctaatgctatgaaaaatcataaaaaatatgttgcacagaaaaaggatgaaaaaaaggGTACCgagaaattattgaaagaatCAGTCGACAAAATGAAGTCtgcagataataataaaaatgggtCAAAATCAACCATTAATGAGATTGAacaagaaaattttgaagaaatgggGAAAAGattagagaatttatttttagagtGGAATTGTGCTGTAAAGAATGAAACTGACAGGATTTTAATGAGAGTTAAGCTAATAATGCTTAAGGCATGTcaagatttaacaaatattgaaaCTGTTATGAAAGatacatttgataatttttataaaacattaaccaTAAAATTCAATGAGGAGTGTAAATGTATTGATCAGCTTTGTGAGATTTTTCATCTAGCTATAGAAGAAAATACACAGATACATGctgacttttattttaatcaggatAAGTTGTATGTAGAGAGAAGATATTTTATGAAACCtgcatcagttttaaaattaccttCTGCTCTTGAAGAAATGCTGCTTGAAGAGTCATTTACAATTAAACAGTTAGAAGCAATAAAGGAAAGGCTATTGCACGTTGCACCAAATGGTGTAATCAGTCAATCAGCTTTTGTTACTATCATTCAAAACATGATACTACCTGGATCAGAAAATGGAGGTTTTAAGTTGATGCCAAAGATTTGGAATCAATTGCAACCGAATGATTgtgttgaattatttaaaagaatttttggtaATGTTGGTCTTATAGAGTGGAAAGactttttaatacattgtttagATTTACCATTCCCTGTAATGGAAGATATTGTTGATGCTAAGTTACAATTTTTACGGTATGATTCATTTGAGAGTGACATTGTAACTTATGATGATTACATGAATGTTACTTTGTGGTTTCAAAGAGAATTACCAGAAAGCCCATTACATGTTTTGCATATTATTCTTGCCAAGGAATTTTTGTTTTCACtatataaagttaatgaaaattcagTTAACTATATGGCTTTGTTATTAGGATTTTGTAGAGATGAAGATGTGAAGGTTGGATTTGGTAAAGGATTATCTCTTTTGTATGGTAGATGTGTTGCAATTTATGAAGAAGACTTATCTCTTGAACAAATTTTGACTGATCAtattaatacagaatttaaaattgttgatagAATAATTGATGACCTATTATATGAAGTGGTTGCTGTTGCTAGTggtactgatgaaaataatgtttatgatgACGATGACAATGACAATGGCGATAATTATGATTTAAGGAATGTATACTCAGTTGATTTTGCTGATAATGGTGATCCTACATTAGAAGAATATATGTATGATCAGTTTTTTAGAAGACATGTGGTTCTGCAATGGTGTTCTTCAGTTCCTTATACACTAATAATTACTTTACTTTCAATTAGTTTCTGCCCAGTATTCTTCCCAAATATTGCTCATGAAACTTGCTTTGTTGCTTTCAAAGAGTTGAGAAGTTATGTCTCAGCCATTGATTGTATTGAAGATAGTGTATTTGTGCCATCATTTATGCAAAATTGGTGGCTGGAATTAGtacttaaatatattcataaatttactgtatttgaaGTAACAAAGATTGTTGAAGatattgttaagaaaataaaataa